The following are from one region of the Colius striatus isolate bColStr4 chromosome Z, bColStr4.1.hap1, whole genome shotgun sequence genome:
- the NGFR gene encoding tumor necrosis factor receptor superfamily member 16, whose product MAGLLPLLLLLLPAGPTWGAKDNCFTKMYTTSGECCRACNLGEGVVQPCGVNQTVCEPCLDSVTYSDTVSATEPCKPCTQCVGLQSMSAPCVESDDAVCRCAYGYYQDEASGSCKECRVCEVGFGLMFPCQDSQDTVCEECPEGTFSSEANYVDPCLPCTTCEDHEVLVKECTAISDAECRDLHPRWTTQTPSLVGSDSPEPITRDPFTEVMPSTLADTVTTVMGSSQPVVSRGTADNLIPVYCSILAAVVVGLVAYIAFKRWNNCKQNKQGANNRPVNQTPSPEGEKLHSDSGISVDSQSLHDQQPPSQSTQGPAPKGDGNLYTNLPPSKQEEVEKLLGSSMEETWRQLAMELGYKEDLIDSFTREESPARALLADWSSKETATLDALLTALRKIQRGDIAENLYSESTATSPV is encoded by the exons ATGGCCGGGctcctgccgctgctgctgctcctgctcccgGCG GGACCCACCTGGGGCGCCAAGGACAACTGCTTCACCAAGATGTACACGACGAGTGGAGAGTGCTGCAGAGCCTGCAACCTGGGAGAGGGGGTGGTGCAGCCCTGCGGGGTCAACCAGACTGTCTGCGAGCCCTGCCTCGACA GTGTCACCTACTCGGACACGGTGAGCGCCACGGAGCCGTGCAAGCCCTGCACGCAGTGCGTGGGGCTGCAGAGCATGTCAGCGCCCTGCGTCGAGTCGGATGACGCCGTGTGCCGCTGCGCCTACGGCTACTACCAGGACGAGGCGAGCGGGAGCTGCAAGGAGTGCCGGGTGTGCGAGGTGGGCTTCGGCCTCATGTTCCCCTGCCAGGACTCGCAAGACACGGTCTGTGAGGAGTGCCCAGAGGGCACCTTCTCCAGTGAAGCTAACTATGTGGACCCTTGCCTTCCCTGCACCACCTGCGAGGATCATGAGGTGTTAGTGAAGGAGTGCACAGCCATCTCAGATGCTGAATGCAGAG ACCTCCACCCTCGCTGGACAACACAGACACCGTCCCTGGTGGGCTCTGACAGCCCTGAGCCCATCACCAGGGACCCTTTCACCGAAGTGATGCCCAGCACCCTGGCAGACACCGTCACCACCGTCATGGGCAGCTCACAGCCTGTTGTGAGCCGTGGCACTGCTGACAACCTCATCCCTGTCTACTGCTCCATCTTGGCGGCTGTGGTGGTGGGGCTGGTGGCCTACATTGCTTTCAAAAG gtgGAACAATTGCAAACAGAACAAGCAAGGGGCCAACAATCGCCCGGTGAACCAGACGCCTTCGCCAGAGGGGGAGAAGCTGCACAGTGACAGCGGCATCTCGGTGGACAGCCAGAGCCTGCACGACCAGCAGCCTCCCAGCCAGAGCACCCAGGGGCCAG cacccaaagGGGACGGGAACCTCTACACCAACCTGCCGCCCAGCAAGCAAGAGGAGGTGGAGAAGCTGCTGGGCAGCTCCATGGAGGAGACGTGGCGGCAGCTGGCCATGGAGCTGGGCTACAAAGAGGACCTCATAGACTCCTTCACGCGGGAGGAATCGCCTGCCCGGGCTCTCCTGGCCGACTGGTCCTCCAAGGAGACGGCCACCCTGGACGCCCTCCTCACCGCCCTGCGCAAGATCCAGCGCGGGGACATCGCTGAGAACTTGTACAGCGAGTCCACCGCCACCTCTCCCGTCTGA